In Massilia sp. METH4, the genomic window GCGGAGACGAGGCAGAACAGCAGCGCGGCGCGGCGCGCCGGCTTCACGGCGGGAGTCGGTTTCATGGGCACTCTCGAAGGTTGGACGAGCGAAACAAGGCCACGCCGCGCAAACGGCATGGGCAACGAAGGATTGCGGGAAGGCGAAGACGGGGAAGAACAGGGAGCGAGGCAGGTCGGCATGGCGTTCTCTCGTGGGGTTTGTGTGCAAACCAGATGACCGTCTCCGAAGGAGACGCATCCACAAGAGCAATGCCCCGCATTCCACGATGGCGACGGGAGCCGTCGCCGGGGAACACTAGCCGCTTCTACTCATACAGCAGTTAATGCAAACGCCGTGCCAGCGTTTTGATGGTGCTGCCGGCGCCGATGGACCGCCGGCGTGCTAACCGGCGCACCATCGTGAAGCACGCCGGCGCGCCGGCGTGCATGATGCGCCTCGTGCTTGTGCAATCAGGCCGGCGCCTTGGCCGCCGCCTCGCGCAGCTTGTCCTTCTTGCTCTTGCGCTTGCCCTTGATGCCGCCGTTCGGATCGCCGGCCGGGGAGCCGGCGGAAGCGGTTGCACTGGCCGGCTGGGCGCTTTCGGTCGGCTCGAAGCCGGCGATTCGCTCGCGCGGCACGCGCTTGCCCTGCCGCTTCTCGATCAGCCGGAAATGCGCTTCCGCATCCGGCGTGATGAAACTGACGGCGGCGCCGCTGGCGCCGGCGCGGCCCGTGCGGCCGATGCGGTGCGTGTAGTCGGCCGCGGCGCGCGGCAGGTCGTAGTTGACGACGACGGGCAGTTGCGCGATGTCGATGCCGCGCGCGGCCACATCCGTGGCGACCAGCACGTTCATCCGGCCGGCCTTGAAATCGGCCAGCACCTCGGTACGGGCGCCCTGGCTGAAGTCGCCGTGGAAGGTTTCGGCGGCCACGCCGCCGCGACGCAGCTTGTCCGCCACGTGCTCGGATGCGTACTTGGTGGCGACGAACACCAGCACCTGCTTCCACTGGTGTTCCTTGATGAGGTGCTTCAGCAGTTGCGTACGGCGGGCCGCATCGACTTCGATGGCGCGCTGGGCGATGTCCGGCTCGTGCGCCGCCTCGTCGTTCACCTCCGTGCGCACCGGCTCGCGCAGCAGGGCCGTCGCCAAGGCTTGCACGGCCGGCGGGAAGGTGGCCGAGAAGAACAGGTTTTGCCGCTTTGCCGGCAGCAGCGCGAGCACCTGCGCGATCTCGTCGGCAAAGCCCATGTCCAGCAGCTTGTCCGCCTCGTCCAGCACCAGCGTGGCGGTGCCCTCGAGCTTGATGGCGTTATGGCGCGCCAGGTCCAGCAGCCGGCCCGGCGTGGCCACGATGATGTCCGTGCCGCCGCGCAACGCCATCATCTGCGGGTTGATCGACACGCCGCCGAACACGATCGACACCTTGATCGTGGAGGGCAGGTGCTGCACGAGCGCGCGGATCGCGTCGCCCACCTGGGCGGCCAGCTCGCGGGTGGGCACCAGCACCAGGCCGTGCAGGCCGCGCCGCGTGCCCTGGCGGGCCAGCAGTGCGTGCAGCATCGGCAGCGCGAACGCCGCCGTCTTGCCGGAGCCGGTCTGCGCCGCGCCCAGCACGTCCCTGCCCTGCAACGCGGCGGGGATGGCGGCCGACTGGATGGCGGTCGGGGTGTCGTAGCCGATGGCGGCCACGGCATCGAGCAGGGCGGGCGCGAGGCCCAGGGAAGCGAAGGACATTACGGATACCGGCGAGAGGACAAAGGCGAAGTATAAGCCACGGCGGCAAGCGGCCCGTTTTTGCGCCTACATCCCCACGTCGCCATATGGGCCGGCGATGACGACCACGTAGCCGTCCAGGTCGCGCAGCCAGATCTCGCGGTGCTGCGCATTGCGGTTTTCCT contains:
- a CDS encoding DEAD/DEAH box helicase, coding for MSFASLGLAPALLDAVAAIGYDTPTAIQSAAIPAALQGRDVLGAAQTGSGKTAAFALPMLHALLARQGTRRGLHGLVLVPTRELAAQVGDAIRALVQHLPSTIKVSIVFGGVSINPQMMALRGGTDIIVATPGRLLDLARHNAIKLEGTATLVLDEADKLLDMGFADEIAQVLALLPAKRQNLFFSATFPPAVQALATALLREPVRTEVNDEAAHEPDIAQRAIEVDAARRTQLLKHLIKEHQWKQVLVFVATKYASEHVADKLRRGGVAAETFHGDFSQGARTEVLADFKAGRMNVLVATDVAARGIDIAQLPVVVNYDLPRAAADYTHRIGRTGRAGASGAAVSFITPDAEAHFRLIEKRQGKRVPRERIAGFEPTESAQPASATASAGSPAGDPNGGIKGKRKSKKDKLREAAAKAPA